From Alteromonas sp. RKMC-009, one genomic window encodes:
- the tolQ gene encoding protein TolQ: MESDLTFIGLFLQASFVVQLIMLLLLSVSVASWTFIFQRTKALNAADKEMRQFEDKFWSGADLNRLYQELSARSDVTGMANIFCAGFKEFVRLRKGNTAVNGIVDGTYRAMRVSMSRQVEELESRLPFLATAGSISPYIGLFGTVWGIMNAFIALGEVQQATLAMVAPGIAEALIATAIGLFAAIPAVIAYNRFSHKVEKLENSYGNFMEEFSAILHRQAMTAQPQ; this comes from the coding sequence GTGGAATCTGATTTAACCTTTATCGGTCTGTTCCTTCAGGCCAGTTTTGTCGTTCAGCTTATTATGTTGTTGCTGCTCAGTGTGTCAGTGGCTTCATGGACGTTTATTTTTCAGCGTACCAAAGCATTGAATGCAGCAGATAAAGAAATGCGCCAGTTTGAAGACAAATTCTGGTCAGGCGCAGATCTCAACCGTCTTTATCAGGAATTATCCGCCCGTTCTGATGTAACAGGGATGGCCAATATTTTCTGCGCCGGTTTTAAAGAGTTTGTGCGTCTGCGCAAAGGTAACACTGCGGTAAACGGCATTGTTGACGGTACCTACCGTGCAATGCGTGTATCTATGTCCCGTCAGGTGGAAGAGCTGGAAAGCCGTTTACCCTTTCTGGCGACTGCCGGCTCAATCAGTCCTTATATCGGTCTGTTCGGTACGGTATGGGGCATCATGAATGCATTTATTGCACTGGGTGAAGTGCAGCAGGCCACACTGGCCATGGTGGCGCCGGGTATTGCAGAAGCCCTTATTGCAACCGCTATCGGTCTTTTTGCTGCTATTCCGGCAGTTATCGCTTACAACCGCTTCAGCCATAAAGTTGAGAAACTGGAGAACAGCTACGGGAATTTCATGGAAGAGTTTTCTGCCATATTGCACCGTCAGGCGATGACGGCACAGCCACAGTAA
- the tolR gene encoding protein TolR, producing MYIRKRRRPVSEINVVPYIDVMLVLLIIFMVTAPLISQGVKVELPKASAQPIEQEDTPPLIASVDVQGNYYLNVGNDQETPLGTQELTALVAEKLKSEPQTPVVVKGDGQVAYNEVIQLMVLLQKAGVPSVGLMTDPVDES from the coding sequence ATGTACATTCGTAAACGGCGTCGTCCGGTATCCGAAATTAACGTGGTGCCTTATATTGACGTGATGCTGGTACTGCTGATCATTTTTATGGTTACCGCGCCGCTTATTTCCCAGGGCGTGAAGGTGGAATTGCCGAAAGCCAGCGCCCAGCCGATTGAGCAGGAAGATACACCGCCGCTCATCGCTTCGGTGGACGTACAGGGTAACTATTACCTGAACGTTGGCAACGACCAGGAAACCCCGCTGGGTACGCAGGAACTCACTGCACTGGTGGCCGAAAAATTAAAGTCTGAACCGCAAACGCCGGTGGTGGTGAAAGGGGACGGACAGGTTGCATATAACGAAGTGATTCAGTTGATGGTCTTGCTGCAAAAAGCAGGGGTGCCGTCAGTGGGATTGATGACAGACCCGGTGGACGAATCATAA
- the ruvA gene encoding Holliday junction branch migration protein RuvA has translation MIGRIEGRLLEKQPPEVLIDVNGIGYEIQMPMTSFYQLPAVGENVAVYTHFVVREDAQLLFGFADKMERGLFRELIKANGVGPKLGLTILSGMSAGQFLISVQNEDVSALVSLPGIGRKTAERLVVELKDRLAKFGKQQAVDIPFDMENKAADTIVPVNDAKEEAQSALVALGYKPVQANKLVTSVYQDGMNSENLIREALKAAI, from the coding sequence ATGATTGGAAGAATTGAAGGGCGATTATTAGAAAAGCAGCCCCCTGAAGTGCTGATAGATGTGAATGGTATTGGTTATGAAATTCAAATGCCGATGACCAGTTTTTATCAGTTGCCTGCTGTCGGCGAAAACGTAGCCGTTTATACCCACTTTGTTGTGCGTGAAGACGCCCAGCTTTTATTTGGCTTTGCCGATAAAATGGAGCGGGGTTTGTTCCGCGAACTCATCAAAGCTAACGGCGTGGGGCCCAAACTAGGACTGACTATCCTGTCAGGCATGTCGGCCGGACAATTTCTTATCAGCGTGCAAAATGAAGATGTGAGCGCACTGGTCAGTTTGCCTGGTATTGGCAGGAAAACCGCTGAGCGTCTGGTGGTTGAACTGAAAGACCGGCTGGCCAAATTCGGTAAGCAGCAGGCAGTGGACATTCCGTTTGATATGGAAAATAAAGCGGCTGATACGATTGTTCCGGTGAATGATGCGAAAGAAGAAGCGCAGAGCGCGCTGGTGGCATTGGGTTACAAGCCGGTTCAGGCAAATAAACTGGTTACTTCGGTTTATCAGGATGGCATGAACAGTGAAAATCTTATCCGCGAAGCTTTGAAAGCTGCGATTTAA
- the ybgC gene encoding tol-pal system-associated acyl-CoA thioesterase: MSAKHTMPVRVYYEDTDAGGIVYYANYLKFMERARTEWLRSLGYEQDKLMEQSIAFVVKRVEMHNHAPARFNQLLSIESQIVELKGASLTFRQEIKDPQDNCLVSADIKIACVDPVAMKPRKLPATLSGDLASGI, from the coding sequence ATGTCTGCAAAACATACCATGCCGGTGCGGGTTTATTACGAAGACACAGATGCCGGCGGTATTGTGTATTATGCGAATTATCTGAAGTTCATGGAACGGGCCAGAACCGAGTGGTTGAGATCACTGGGTTACGAACAGGACAAGTTGATGGAACAATCCATAGCCTTTGTCGTCAAACGGGTTGAAATGCATAACCATGCGCCGGCCAGATTTAATCAATTGTTGAGTATTGAATCGCAAATTGTAGAATTGAAGGGCGCAAGTTTGACTTTCAGACAAGAAATAAAAGATCCGCAAGACAACTGTTTAGTGTCGGCGGACATAAAAATTGCATGTGTAGACCCTGTGGCAATGAAGCCACGGAAATTACCAGCCACTTTATCAGGGGATTTAGCTAGTGGAATCTGA
- the ruvB gene encoding Holliday junction branch migration DNA helicase RuvB: MIEADRLIAPAATTEDEVIDRAIRPKMLADYTGQPHVCEQMEIFIQAARNRDDALDHLLIFGPPGLGKTTLANIVANEMGVNIKTTSGPVLEKAGDLAALLTNLEKNDVLFIDEIHRLSPVVEEILYPAMEDYQLDIMIGEGPAARSIKLDLPPFTLVGATTRAGSLTSPLRDRFGIVQRLEFYNIKDLTTIIQRSASYLNLDMDAAGAEEVARRSRGTPRIANRLLRRVRDYAEIKADGKVHADIAAKALDMLDVDKEGFDYMDRKLLTAIIDKFDGGPVGLDNLAAAIGEEKETIEDVIEPFLIQQGFLQRTPRGRIVSQRAYLHFGFEPKS; this comes from the coding sequence ATGATTGAAGCAGACAGACTTATAGCGCCGGCTGCCACCACCGAAGATGAAGTTATCGACCGTGCCATAAGGCCGAAAATGCTGGCTGACTACACGGGTCAGCCCCATGTGTGTGAACAGATGGAAATTTTTATTCAGGCGGCGCGCAATCGTGATGATGCCCTTGACCACTTGCTCATTTTTGGTCCTCCGGGATTAGGAAAAACCACGCTGGCAAATATTGTTGCTAATGAAATGGGCGTGAATATTAAAACCACATCCGGTCCGGTGCTGGAAAAGGCCGGCGATCTGGCAGCACTGCTTACCAATCTTGAAAAAAATGATGTGTTGTTCATTGATGAAATTCATCGTCTGAGCCCTGTTGTAGAGGAAATCCTGTATCCGGCTATGGAAGACTATCAGCTTGATATCATGATAGGTGAAGGCCCGGCTGCCCGCTCCATTAAACTGGATTTACCACCGTTCACGCTGGTGGGGGCGACTACCCGTGCCGGCTCTCTGACATCTCCTCTGCGTGACCGTTTCGGTATTGTGCAACGTCTTGAGTTTTACAATATCAAAGATCTCACTACCATTATTCAGCGCAGCGCCAGTTATCTGAATCTGGATATGGATGCCGCCGGTGCTGAGGAAGTGGCGCGACGCTCCCGGGGGACGCCGCGGATCGCAAACCGTTTGCTTCGCCGTGTCAGAGACTATGCAGAAATTAAAGCCGACGGAAAAGTACATGCAGACATTGCAGCGAAAGCGCTGGATATGCTGGATGTGGATAAAGAAGGCTTTGATTACATGGACAGAAAACTACTGACGGCCATTATCGATAAATTCGACGGAGGTCCGGTGGGGCTTGATAATCTGGCAGCCGCAATCGGGGAAGAAAAGGAAACCATCGAAGACGTCATTGAGCCGTTTCTTATTCAGCAGGGGTTCCTTCAGCGCACCCCGAGAGGCCGTATTGTGTCTCAGCGGGCTTACCTGCATTTCGGATTTGAACCAAAAAGCTAA